The genomic window CTTTTTTGCTCTAAAACGTAGCGATATACTTTGGATAACGACGTTGTAAACTTTTGCGCGTTTACCGGGTTTTCTTCAATTAAACTGCTTAATACATTTAAACTATTGAATAAAAAATGTGGATCTAACTGGTTTTTTAAAGCATCGAATTTTGCACTTGCTGTTCCTGCTATTACTTTCTGTTCTTTTACTCTATTTTGTTGATAACGGTTGTAAAAAAACACTACATGAAACCCAATTACGATAGTTAAAGTAACCCATAAACCAAATTGATAGTTTTGCCATTTTTGATTAGCTAGAAAGGTGCTGAATGAGTTTCCAAAATAAAAAACATTGGTTACAGCTAGTAGAAAAAAGAGTCCGATAAGTGTTATAACTGTCGATCCTGCAATACCTAAAAGGATGCGTTTAATATAATCGGCTTGTTTCCAGTTTTTTCGCTCCATATAATCGAAGAAAAACATATTTGAATACCCCAAAACAAAAGCGTACAACTGATAAAAAACAAAACTTATAACTGATTCATTAAAGCTTCCAAACTGAAATCCATTTTGTAAAAAACTCCCAACTAAAAACACCAAACATCCCAATATAAAGGTAACGATGATATATTTTACTGATTTTGTCATGCTTTAATTTTAATAGGTTTTGTTTTTACTTTTTTCATTCTGAATTACTTTGACTGTGTCGCTTCCTCTAATTTTAATAATAGTTTGTTCCATGATTATTTGTTTTATGATTAATGATAGTACAAATATCGAACAGAACTATTGTTTTATTAAAATTGAATTACCGAACTGTAATTATTTTATGATGAATTGTAATTTACAAAAAAAAGCAGCCTAAAAAATATTTTAGACTGCTTACAAATTAACTTTTAGACTTTACTGTTATCCCTCGTATTTAAAAAAGATAGGAACAGCATATGCTACTTTTACTGGTTTTCCACGTTGTTTGCCTGGTTTCATTTTTGGCAACTTACCAATGATACGTTCTGCTTCTTTCTCTAAAACTTTATCTGGACCACGAGAACGAATGTTTGTTGTATTACCATCTGTATCAATTATAAATACTACAGAAACACGACCTTGAATCCCCATATCTAATGCTGTCTGTGGGTAAGTAAAGTTTTTAACCACATGCTCTTGCATTTTTTTCTGAAAACAATCTTTTGTTTGTTTCTTGCTCAAACCTTCGCATCCTGGAAAAACAGGAACATCTTCAATAACAGCGAAAGCAACTTCAGCTTCTTCTTCATACTTTTCAACTATAACATCACCTACCGCTACAATATGCTCTGAGATCGCGTCGTCTTGTCCTGTTTCTGTACTTTCAAAAACAGTTTCTTCTATTTCCGCAACATCTTCAACAATTTCAATCGTTTGCGTAACAACAACAGGAGGAGCTGCAGGGGGGGGCGGTGTATTTACCTTTACAATAGGAATATCGTCCTCATAGATAACTTCCATATCTAGGGTATCCATTGCAATAGATTCTTGTGGTTCGTAAGTCTTGAATTCCAAGGCTTGCCAAGACAAAAATAACATCAAATTAAGACCTATAGCAAAATACAAACTGCTGTTACGGCCAATTTCTAATTGTGGGTTCTTTTTAACTTCCATGACTACTTATTTTAATACTGTAAAATTATTATAATTAGCAAAAAGCAACTATGACAATTATCATATTCCTCAAATACTAGTCAAAAAATTACGAATTCATAAAAAAATAACCATTAAAACCAAAAAAGACCGTCCTGAAGGACAGCCAATTACTTTTGTTTCTATTTATTTCAAATTAAATACCTCTTATAATATTTAATTTGAAAGGATGAAAAATATTACTACCTCGTTAATCGTCCAGATTTGTTTCCGCCTAAAATCCCCATCACTTCATTAACGGTAGCCAAATTAACATCACCCTCGTAAGTGTGTTTTAAAGCACAAGCAGCACTTGCAAACTCAATAGCTTTATAATCGTCATGCAATTCTTGCAACCCATAAATAAGTCCTGCAGCAAATGCATCTCCCGTTCCAATTCTATCTATTACGTGAGTAATATCTAAATCTTCCGTTTCTCTAAATTCTATACCATTCCACATTCTAGCACGTATTTTATGCCAAGATGCGTTAACTGATGTTCTAATTTTATCAAAAACTTTTTCTATGGAAGGAAATTCCTCTATTAATTGTTTACTGGCTGTAATAAAATCTTCATTTGAATAACTGAAGTTTGTTCCTAAAACTTCATTCATTTCATTAACCCCTCCTATAAAGATGGTTGAATAATTAAGTAATTCCGTTAAAGCCTCTTTTGGATTTTTACCATATTTCCACAATCCATTTCGGTAAGTAGGATCTGCCGAAATATGAAACCCTCTTTCTTTTGCCAAAATCAACCCTTCTCTTAAAGTATCAAAACTACCTTGTGTAAGCGCTGGCGTAATACCCGTCCAATGAAACCATTTCCCATCATCCAAAGCCTTATCCCAATCTACTTTAGATGGTACAATCTCTGAAAAAGAGGAATGCGAGCGGTTATAAGAAATATTACTAGGTCTCATTACTGCTCCAACTTCAAAGAAATAAACACCGAGTGGACGTTTAGAATAACTAATCGCCGAGGTGTCAACTCCAAATTTACGTATATATGATAACGCTGTTTCTCCAATAAAATCATCAGAAACAGCACTAATATGCCTAACATTACCACCAAAATTGGCAATAGAAATCCCAACATTTAATTCGGTACCTCCAAAATAAAACTCAACCATATTAGATTGCATAAATTTTTTGTGTCCACGAGGTGAAATGCGCATTAATACTTCTCCAAAGGTGATTATTTGACTCATAAATATATTTGTGAAATTATTCGAACAAATTTAACATTTGATTTTGGTATTACTCAGTAAACCTTATTTTTTTTGCTAAAATTACAGATATCGCATTGAATTTGTTAGCTTATTAAAATTAGAGTAACTTCGTTAAGCTTCTTCTAACAAAATTTAAATTATATTTTTTATGAAAATTATAGCCACTAACCTTGCCAAACCCACCACCATTAAGTGGAATAACAAAGATGTTGTTACTGGTATTTATAAAACACCAACTAACTCACCTATTTTTCTAGGTAAAACGGATGTTGATAAAGATGAAGTAACCGACCGTAAATACCACGGAGGTGAATTTAAAGCATGTTATATTTTCTCGGAAAAACATTATGATTATTGGAAAAACCTTTATCCAAACTTAGATTGGAATTGGGGCATGTTCGGAGAAAATTTAACTATTTCTAATTTCGATGAATCGGAAGTTTTTGTGGGTAGTATTTACAAAATTGGAGAGGCTTTAGTGCAAATAACACAACCGCGAGAACCTTGTTTTAAGTTGGGTGTAAAATTTGGCAACCAGAATATATTGAAGGCTTTTATAGATCATGGATTTCCGGGTACTTATATTCGAATTTTAAAAGAAGGCTTTGTAAAAACTGGAGATTATATGGTTTTAGAGGAAGAAGCAACAAACTCTTTAACGATTTCTGAAATGTACAATTTACTTTATGCCAAAGAAAAAGACCAGAATTTACTTAAGTTAGTTATTAAAAATGATGCACTTCCGCAGAAAAAAAGAGACAAATTAGCTGCTTATTTAAAATAAGGTGAAAGGGTTTATAGTATCTTTGCCATAAATTATTTTTATATGTCGTTTAAAGACTTACAATTAAATCGCCCAATTTTAAGAGCCGTTGCCGAAGCTGGTTACGATAACCCTACTTTGGTTCAAGAAAAAACCATTCCTTTAGTTTTAGAAGGAAAAGATGTTATTGTTTCTGCACAAACCGGAACTGGAAAAACAGCAGCTTTCGCTCTTCCTATATTACAGCGCTTATTTAATAATCAAGAAGCACCAAAAAAGGGTAAAAAAATTAAGGCTTTAATTATTAGTCCAACAAGAGAATTGGCGATTCAAATCGAAAATAATTTTAAAACTTACAGTACATACACGAGTTTAACAACTACTGTCATTTTTGGAGGTGCTCCCATCGAGCCTCAAAAAGAAGTATTAAAAAAAGGTATAGATATTTTAATTGCTACACCTGGACGTTTACTCGATTTACACAAACAAGATGCTGTAAATTTAGATTATGTAGAAACACTTGTGCTAGATGAAGCCGATTTAATGCTCGATATGGGTTTTATTGATGATGTTAAAAAAGTGGAACGCCTTTGCACAAACGAAAAACAAATTTTATTATTTTCGGCAACTATTCCATATAAGGTTGAGCAATTAGCCAATACTCTATTAAACGAGCCCGAACGTGTTGAAGTCGCTCAAAACTCTTCAACTTCAAAAAATGTAAATCAGTTATTATATTTTGTACCAAAACAGGATAAAATAGAACTAGGCTTGCATTTACTTCGGAATACGATTAAGGGTAATATTATCATTTTTAGACGTACTAAATTCGGTGTTGATAAACTCGAAAAAACCTTAGTGAAAAACGGCTATAAAGTAGATAGTATTCATGGAGACAAAAGCCAAACAGCTCGTCAAGATGCTCTACTTCGCTTTAAAAAAGGCGAAGTAAATATTTTAATTGCTACCGATGTTGCTGCGCGAGGTATTGATATTAGTGATCTAGATGCTGTAGTAAATTTCGATTTACCAAATATACCAGAAACATACGTACACCGTATTGGTAGAACGGCTAGAGCTGGAAAAACAGGAATGGCATATTCATTATGTTCTGCAGACGAAAAAAATTATCTACTGGCTATACAACAACTTATCCAAATACAGCTCGATGTTATAGATGAGCACCCTTATCCTTTAGATCCAAAAGCAAAACCTATTGTGCATAAATCGCAAAAAACGGGAAGTAAGCATAAAAAAGGTCGTAAAAGTGAAGCTTCAAAGAAGAAGAAAAAACGTTGGTATTAATAATTTTTACGAATATTAATATTTCAAAATAAAGCAAAAAAAAGAACCTTACAAGGTTCTTTTTTTTATTCTAACTTATTTTATAAAACTACTTACTAGCAAATAATTTAACGTCTTTCTCGCTAACCTCAGCACCACCAAGTATAATTAAACGTTCTACTACATTCCGCAGTTCACGAATATTACCTGTCCAATCGTATTCTTGCAATAATTTTACTGCTTTTTCAGTAAACTTCTTTTCATTAGTACCTTGTTCACCTGATATTTTAGCTGAAAAATGTTTAATAAGTAATGGAATATCATTACGCCTATCGTTTAAAGCTGGTACTTTTATTAAAATTACTGCCAATCGATGATATAAATCTTCTCTAAAATTACCTTCTTCA from Algibacter sp. L1A34 includes these protein-coding regions:
- a CDS encoding MOSC domain-containing protein, with protein sequence MKIIATNLAKPTTIKWNNKDVVTGIYKTPTNSPIFLGKTDVDKDEVTDRKYHGGEFKACYIFSEKHYDYWKNLYPNLDWNWGMFGENLTISNFDESEVFVGSIYKIGEALVQITQPREPCFKLGVKFGNQNILKAFIDHGFPGTYIRILKEGFVKTGDYMVLEEEATNSLTISEMYNLLYAKEKDQNLLKLVIKNDALPQKKRDKLAAYLK
- a CDS encoding sugar kinase, producing the protein MSQIITFGEVLMRISPRGHKKFMQSNMVEFYFGGTELNVGISIANFGGNVRHISAVSDDFIGETALSYIRKFGVDTSAISYSKRPLGVYFFEVGAVMRPSNISYNRSHSSFSEIVPSKVDWDKALDDGKWFHWTGITPALTQGSFDTLREGLILAKERGFHISADPTYRNGLWKYGKNPKEALTELLNYSTIFIGGVNEMNEVLGTNFSYSNEDFITASKQLIEEFPSIEKVFDKIRTSVNASWHKIRARMWNGIEFRETEDLDITHVIDRIGTGDAFAAGLIYGLQELHDDYKAIEFASAACALKHTYEGDVNLATVNEVMGILGGNKSGRLTR
- a CDS encoding DEAD/DEAH box helicase, whose amino-acid sequence is MSFKDLQLNRPILRAVAEAGYDNPTLVQEKTIPLVLEGKDVIVSAQTGTGKTAAFALPILQRLFNNQEAPKKGKKIKALIISPTRELAIQIENNFKTYSTYTSLTTTVIFGGAPIEPQKEVLKKGIDILIATPGRLLDLHKQDAVNLDYVETLVLDEADLMLDMGFIDDVKKVERLCTNEKQILLFSATIPYKVEQLANTLLNEPERVEVAQNSSTSKNVNQLLYFVPKQDKIELGLHLLRNTIKGNIIIFRRTKFGVDKLEKTLVKNGYKVDSIHGDKSQTARQDALLRFKKGEVNILIATDVAARGIDISDLDAVVNFDLPNIPETYVHRIGRTARAGKTGMAYSLCSADEKNYLLAIQQLIQIQLDVIDEHPYPLDPKAKPIVHKSQKTGSKHKKGRKSEASKKKKKRWY
- a CDS encoding energy transducer TonB; amino-acid sequence: MEVKKNPQLEIGRNSSLYFAIGLNLMLFLSWQALEFKTYEPQESIAMDTLDMEVIYEDDIPIVKVNTPPPPAAPPVVVTQTIEIVEDVAEIEETVFESTETGQDDAISEHIVAVGDVIVEKYEEEAEVAFAVIEDVPVFPGCEGLSKKQTKDCFQKKMQEHVVKNFTYPQTALDMGIQGRVSVVFIIDTDGNTTNIRSRGPDKVLEKEAERIIGKLPKMKPGKQRGKPVKVAYAVPIFFKYEG